The Micromonospora sp. NBC_00421 genome contains a region encoding:
- a CDS encoding sulfite exporter TauE/SafE family protein: MRSLLLLAFVGLGAQLVDGSLGMAYGVTSTTLLLALNTGAASASATVHLAEIGTTLVSGAAHWRFGNVDWTVVRRVGVPGAVGAFAGATFLSRLSTETAAPIMSLILLTLGLYVLIRFTVAGLPRERVGLPLRKRFLGPLGLVAGFVDATGGGGWGPVGTPAILASGRLEPRRVIGSIDTSEFLVAVAASLGFLAGIGSANINFGWVGALLLGGMIAAPIAAWLVRLVPPRVLGSAVGGVIVLTNIRTLLRSDWIAAPAAARYACYLVVAVLWVAAVTWSLRQHLADRQAAPVAVGPESGAGEPATTSS; the protein is encoded by the coding sequence GTGCGTAGCCTGCTTCTTCTTGCCTTCGTCGGCCTCGGTGCGCAACTGGTCGATGGCAGCCTCGGGATGGCGTACGGTGTGACATCCACAACACTTTTGTTGGCCCTCAACACCGGGGCGGCGAGCGCCTCGGCAACTGTTCACCTGGCCGAGATCGGCACCACCCTGGTCTCCGGAGCCGCGCACTGGCGGTTCGGCAACGTCGACTGGACGGTGGTCCGCCGGGTCGGTGTGCCGGGTGCCGTCGGCGCGTTCGCCGGGGCGACCTTCCTGTCCCGTCTCTCCACCGAGACCGCGGCCCCGATCATGTCGCTGATCCTGCTCACCCTCGGGTTGTACGTGCTGATCCGGTTCACCGTCGCCGGACTGCCCCGGGAACGCGTCGGGCTGCCCCTGCGCAAGCGTTTCCTCGGTCCACTGGGGCTGGTCGCGGGCTTCGTCGACGCCACCGGTGGCGGCGGTTGGGGACCGGTCGGCACCCCCGCGATCCTGGCCAGCGGCCGGTTGGAGCCCCGCCGGGTGATCGGCTCGATCGACACCAGCGAGTTCCTGGTGGCGGTCGCCGCCAGCCTCGGATTCCTGGCCGGCATCGGCTCGGCGAACATCAACTTCGGCTGGGTGGGCGCGCTGCTGCTCGGTGGCATGATCGCCGCGCCGATCGCCGCCTGGCTGGTGCGGCTGGTCCCGCCCCGGGTCCTCGGCTCCGCCGTCGGCGGGGTCATCGTGCTGACCAACATCCGGACCCTGCTGCGCAGCGACTGGATCGCCGCGCCGGCTGCCGCCCGTTACGCCTGCTACCTGGTCGTCGCGGTGCTCTGGGTGGCGGCGGTGACCTGGTCGCTGCGCCAGCACCTGGCCGACCGGCAGGCCGCGCCGGTCGCCGTCGGACCGGAGAGCGGCGCCGGGGAACCCGCCACCACGTCCAGCTGA
- a CDS encoding SDR family NAD(P)-dependent oxidoreductase translates to MSSAPYTRDLILVVNPVGILEPGPRITAATATGGGLGVIDLATGDDWVLRALTRAVDWSPTPIGIRVPAGCRATPAEVERASSGRVDLVVVEPASPWPLAEITAHHRVLVEVTSRAEAHAAAAAGAHGLIARGMEAGGRVGELSSFVLLQQLVADDTLDLPVWVAGGIGPRTAGACLVGGAAGVVLDTQLALMPESELPADVQAVIRRMDGSETVLRGGMRGIRRGGPHQADAELLPVGQDGWLAAAFADRWPDTATAVRGMRAAMLDAVDDPAAADLLQPGAPLAAALGVRVPVAQGPMTRVSDEASFAAAVADGGALPFVALALNSADQCRRLLTETAARLGDRPWGVGVLGFAPEELRAAQLEVIREIRPACAIIAGGRPPQARALEEQGISTFLHVPSPGLLRQFLRSGARKFIFEGAECGGHVGPRASFPLWEAQLAVLDEYLDTEPTAGAQLQIFFAGGVHDARSAAMVATMAAPLARRGARIGVLMGTAYLFTAEAVTHGAVQPLFQREALTAEHTALLETAPGHATRCLHTPFVDDFHQLRTQLESAGVENREVWEQLELLNVGRLRIASKGLRRAGDVVEAVDENVQASDGLFMAGQVAVLRNTATTVAALHDEVTTEVRGFHADRLDALRARLAPPAVEIGHAPAPLDIAIVGMACMLPGSPDLDSFWQTVLSGADTVTEVPADRWDADHYYAPEVGPGQTGRISVSKWGGFIEPVPFDAIGYGIPPAALSSIDPTQLLALEVSHRALVDAGYAYDAPGADHARTGVVFGAEAGSDMGHAQTLRTMLPAYLGEVPEQMQELLPTVTEDSFPGVLANVIAGRVANRLDLGGPNYTIDAACASSLAAMDAACKELVSGDSDLMICGGADLHNGVNDYLMFTSAHALSPTGRSRPFDSTGDGIALGEGVACVVLKRLADAERDGDRIYGVIKGLGGASDGRALGLTAPRPEGQRRALDRAYHRSGVSPREVGLVEAHGTGTVVGDRTELETLTRMFVDAGAAPGGCALGSVKSQIGHTKCAAGLAGLIKATLALYHGVRPPTIHLERPNPAWHPQQSPFAFFTEARPWPAPAAERIAGVSAFGFGGTNFHVVLGAYPNAPEPRHAQRIWPAELFCFRGTDRAAAHQPIRQLLESLTGDQARDRPGRLAELAASVAARAANRPGATQVAVVARDLTELETLLHRALAGEHDPTRGLVQPTGTDPVEPGQLAFLFPGQGSQRPGALGELFVAFPELRHYLELDRAAAGLLFPPAAFDQDSRRAQEDRVRDTRIAQPVLGIGGLAMDHLLRRLGVRPDMTAGHSYGELVGLCVAGAFDAATLLDLSRERAAAILDACGEDPGTMAAVNATADQVAQVLAAASLTSEVVLANRNAPLQVVLSGPTAKVRAAVVALKEAGLSARAIPVACAFHSPVVAGAVETFAEVLAARPIAEPRIPVWSNLTAAPYSGDADQVRHHLAEQIGAPVRFVEQIEAMYAAGARMFVEVGPGQVLSRLVQAVLGDRPHQTVTCERGPVDGLRGFLISVAELACAGVPVRPDWLFHGRVADHTGTTAPTRRPLWTVDGQLVRDQHGNCLPGGMTPPRRIKELSMTPANGTATTPGTATGTVSTPAPVTARDIHAGGEPAPAAVRDIRGELLSEYLRTTREMIATQRDVMLAFLGDPGGPPNPPVGQPTGTYRVEGYAALPPGPTSTPAPVATPTPAARPAVAPAPRPAIAPTPAPAPAPMPTRTATNGGTAVATAPAPTITRPAPVAPDVVPVSPAVGGVVAPPAPAVVAPAAPAGPGIAEFQQAILAVLSERTGYPVDLIELDLDLEADLSIDSIKRAEVAGEVAQRLSLSVEGDESELEDLVKARTVRAMVTWLDQKMSTTVTATATLTAALPSGDQVGVTAADFQQAILAVLSERTGYPVDLIEPDLDLEADLSIDSIKRAEVAGEVAQRLSLSVEGDESELEDLVKARTVRAMVTWLDQKMSGTIHVSATTTGPLTPTPAPALPAAPIGMPTGMPAAAPAGATAATGTSLADFQQAILTVLSERTGYPVDLIELDLDLEADLSIDSIKRAEVAGEVAQRLSLSVEGDESELEDLVKARTVRAMVTWLDQKMSTTVTATLTTTVAATPAVATPAAVTAAPAAPVTAAPAGVGVGIAPKRLVARESVDAGQSTPATVLAGLRFLITGGGPVGAYLAELLGAHGAGGQLGVLDSEQADQGFDGVLVLDGLTNLDEPLLPDVFPLLQRALAAGPRWLLAAGAQDVTGAADGMPGLFRTIAREYPGLTARFVAVDPAATPDVLARQLLDELLTASDAPVVARRGADRYVADLIPVELGALAAGGAGPAGDGVSEAAAIGLERDSVVVLIGGARGITPWFARALASATGCRIELVGRTPLPAGPEDAELAAAGDRAALVGVLARRGASSPAEISRTAQAILAAREVSATIAELTELGGEVRYHTLDVRDEAATRRLLADIHAEHGRLDGVVYAAGIIEDKLIAEKDPASFTRVFDTKVDGARGLLAGLDALPTAPRFVVFFGSIAAAYGNRGQADYAAANDALDAIGTRYAARTGVRCLTVHWGPWAPGVGHGGMVTAELSREYARRGIGLIDPEEGALALLRELAWADASVTSVVYTASGW, encoded by the coding sequence ATGAGTAGCGCACCGTACACGCGTGACCTGATCCTGGTCGTCAATCCCGTCGGCATCCTCGAACCCGGCCCACGGATCACGGCGGCCACCGCCACCGGCGGCGGACTGGGCGTCATCGACCTGGCCACCGGCGACGACTGGGTGTTGCGGGCGCTCACCCGGGCCGTCGACTGGTCACCCACCCCGATCGGCATCCGGGTGCCGGCGGGGTGCCGGGCCACCCCCGCTGAAGTGGAGCGTGCCTCGTCCGGCCGGGTGGACCTGGTCGTGGTCGAACCGGCCAGCCCCTGGCCACTGGCCGAGATCACCGCACACCACCGGGTGCTCGTGGAGGTGACCAGCCGGGCCGAGGCCCACGCCGCAGCGGCGGCCGGCGCACACGGGCTGATCGCCCGGGGCATGGAGGCCGGCGGGCGGGTCGGTGAGCTCAGCTCCTTCGTCCTGCTCCAGCAGCTCGTCGCCGACGACACCCTCGACCTGCCGGTCTGGGTGGCCGGCGGGATCGGCCCGCGTACCGCCGGCGCCTGCCTGGTCGGCGGCGCGGCCGGCGTCGTCCTGGACACCCAGCTCGCCCTGATGCCCGAGTCGGAACTGCCGGCGGACGTCCAGGCGGTGATCCGGCGGATGGACGGCTCGGAGACCGTCCTGCGCGGCGGGATGCGGGGCATCCGCCGGGGCGGCCCGCACCAGGCGGACGCGGAACTGCTGCCCGTCGGCCAGGACGGTTGGCTGGCGGCTGCCTTCGCCGACCGTTGGCCGGACACCGCCACCGCCGTCCGGGGCATGCGCGCCGCGATGCTCGACGCCGTCGACGACCCGGCCGCCGCCGACCTGCTCCAGCCCGGCGCTCCCCTCGCGGCGGCCCTCGGGGTGCGGGTGCCCGTCGCCCAGGGTCCGATGACCCGGGTCAGCGACGAGGCCTCCTTCGCCGCCGCCGTCGCCGACGGTGGCGCACTGCCGTTCGTCGCGCTCGCCCTCAACTCGGCTGACCAGTGCCGCCGGCTGCTCACCGAGACCGCCGCCCGGCTCGGTGACCGGCCCTGGGGCGTCGGGGTGCTCGGCTTCGCCCCCGAGGAGCTGCGCGCCGCACAACTGGAGGTCATCCGCGAGATCCGGCCCGCCTGCGCGATCATCGCCGGAGGCCGGCCGCCGCAGGCGCGTGCCCTGGAGGAGCAGGGGATCAGCACCTTCCTGCACGTGCCCTCGCCCGGCCTGCTGCGCCAGTTCCTGCGCTCCGGGGCCCGCAAGTTCATCTTCGAAGGGGCCGAGTGCGGCGGGCACGTGGGGCCCCGCGCGAGCTTCCCGCTGTGGGAGGCCCAACTGGCGGTGCTCGACGAGTACCTGGACACCGAGCCCACCGCCGGCGCGCAGCTACAGATCTTCTTCGCCGGTGGGGTGCACGACGCCCGGTCGGCGGCGATGGTCGCCACGATGGCCGCGCCACTGGCCCGCCGGGGTGCCCGGATCGGCGTGCTGATGGGCACCGCCTACCTGTTCACCGCCGAGGCGGTGACCCACGGCGCGGTGCAGCCGCTGTTCCAACGCGAGGCGCTCACCGCCGAGCACACCGCACTGCTGGAGACCGCCCCCGGGCACGCCACCCGCTGCCTGCACACCCCGTTCGTCGACGACTTCCACCAGCTGCGTACCCAGCTGGAGAGCGCCGGGGTGGAGAACCGCGAGGTGTGGGAGCAGCTGGAGCTGCTCAACGTCGGCCGGCTCCGGATCGCCAGCAAGGGCCTGCGCCGCGCCGGCGACGTCGTCGAGGCCGTCGACGAGAACGTCCAGGCCAGCGACGGGCTGTTCATGGCCGGTCAGGTCGCCGTGCTGCGGAACACCGCCACCACGGTCGCCGCGCTGCACGACGAGGTCACCACCGAGGTACGGGGCTTCCACGCCGACCGGCTCGACGCCCTGCGGGCCCGACTCGCGCCACCGGCCGTCGAGATCGGACACGCGCCCGCCCCGCTGGACATCGCCATCGTCGGAATGGCCTGCATGCTGCCCGGCTCCCCCGACCTGGACAGCTTCTGGCAGACCGTGCTCAGCGGCGCCGACACGGTCACCGAGGTCCCCGCCGACAGGTGGGACGCCGACCACTACTACGCCCCCGAGGTCGGGCCGGGGCAGACCGGCCGGATCAGCGTCTCCAAGTGGGGCGGGTTCATCGAGCCGGTACCCTTCGACGCCATCGGTTACGGCATCCCGCCGGCCGCGCTGAGCAGCATCGACCCCACCCAACTGCTCGCCCTGGAGGTCTCCCACCGGGCTCTCGTCGACGCCGGCTACGCCTACGACGCCCCCGGCGCCGACCACGCCCGCACCGGCGTGGTGTTCGGCGCGGAGGCGGGCAGCGACATGGGGCACGCCCAGACCCTGCGCACCATGCTCCCGGCCTACCTCGGCGAGGTGCCCGAGCAGATGCAGGAGCTGCTGCCCACGGTCACCGAGGACAGCTTCCCCGGTGTGCTGGCCAACGTGATCGCCGGCCGGGTCGCCAACCGGCTCGACCTGGGCGGGCCGAACTACACCATCGACGCCGCCTGCGCCTCGTCCCTGGCCGCGATGGACGCCGCCTGCAAGGAACTGGTCAGCGGCGACAGCGACCTGATGATCTGTGGTGGGGCCGACCTGCACAACGGGGTCAACGACTACCTGATGTTCACCTCCGCGCACGCGCTCTCCCCCACCGGCCGGTCCCGCCCGTTCGACAGCACCGGTGACGGGATCGCGCTCGGCGAGGGCGTCGCCTGCGTCGTACTCAAGCGGTTGGCAGACGCCGAACGCGACGGCGACCGGATCTACGGCGTGATCAAGGGGCTCGGCGGGGCCAGTGACGGGCGGGCCCTCGGCCTGACCGCGCCACGCCCCGAAGGGCAGCGACGGGCCCTGGACCGGGCCTACCACCGCAGCGGCGTCTCGCCGCGGGAGGTGGGCCTGGTGGAGGCGCACGGCACCGGCACCGTGGTCGGCGACCGCACCGAACTGGAGACGCTGACCCGGATGTTCGTCGACGCCGGCGCCGCGCCGGGTGGCTGCGCACTGGGCTCGGTGAAGTCCCAGATCGGGCACACCAAGTGCGCCGCCGGGCTGGCCGGGCTGATCAAGGCGACACTCGCCCTCTACCACGGCGTCCGACCCCCGACCATCCACCTGGAACGGCCCAACCCGGCCTGGCACCCGCAGCAGAGCCCGTTCGCGTTCTTCACCGAGGCCCGCCCGTGGCCGGCACCGGCTGCCGAACGGATCGCCGGGGTCAGCGCCTTCGGCTTCGGCGGCACCAACTTCCACGTCGTGCTCGGCGCGTACCCGAACGCGCCGGAGCCCCGGCACGCGCAACGGATCTGGCCGGCGGAGCTGTTCTGCTTCCGGGGCACCGACCGGGCCGCCGCCCACCAACCGATCCGACAGCTGCTGGAGAGCCTGACCGGCGACCAGGCCCGGGACCGGCCGGGCCGGCTCGCCGAACTGGCCGCGTCGGTCGCCGCCAGGGCCGCCAACCGGCCCGGAGCCACCCAGGTCGCCGTGGTCGCCCGGGACCTGACCGAACTGGAGACCCTGCTGCACCGGGCCCTGGCCGGCGAGCACGACCCGACCCGGGGCCTGGTCCAGCCGACCGGGACCGACCCGGTGGAGCCGGGTCAGCTGGCGTTCCTCTTCCCCGGGCAGGGCAGCCAGCGCCCCGGCGCTCTCGGCGAACTCTTCGTCGCCTTCCCCGAACTGCGGCACTACCTCGAACTCGACAGGGCGGCGGCGGGGCTGCTCTTCCCGCCGGCAGCCTTCGACCAGGACTCCCGACGCGCCCAGGAGGACCGGGTACGCGACACCCGGATCGCCCAACCCGTGCTCGGCATCGGCGGCCTCGCCATGGACCACCTGCTGCGCCGGCTCGGGGTCCGCCCCGACATGACCGCCGGCCACAGCTACGGCGAACTCGTCGGCCTCTGCGTGGCCGGGGCGTTCGACGCGGCCACCCTGCTCGACCTCAGCCGGGAACGGGCGGCGGCCATCCTCGACGCCTGTGGCGAGGACCCGGGCACCATGGCGGCGGTCAACGCCACCGCCGACCAGGTCGCCCAGGTGCTCGCCGCCGCAAGCCTCACCAGCGAGGTGGTGCTGGCCAACCGCAACGCCCCGCTACAGGTGGTGCTCTCCGGCCCGACCGCGAAGGTGCGGGCGGCGGTGGTCGCGCTCAAGGAGGCCGGCCTCTCCGCCCGGGCCATCCCGGTGGCCTGTGCCTTCCACAGCCCGGTGGTGGCCGGCGCGGTGGAGACCTTCGCCGAGGTGCTCGCCGCCCGGCCGATCGCCGAACCGCGCATCCCGGTCTGGTCGAACCTGACCGCCGCACCGTACTCCGGCGACGCCGACCAGGTCCGCCACCACCTCGCCGAGCAGATCGGCGCACCGGTCCGCTTCGTCGAGCAGATCGAGGCGATGTACGCCGCCGGTGCCCGAATGTTCGTCGAGGTCGGCCCCGGTCAGGTGTTGAGCCGCCTGGTGCAGGCGGTGCTCGGCGACCGACCGCACCAGACGGTCACCTGCGAACGCGGCCCGGTCGACGGGCTGCGCGGATTCCTGATCTCGGTCGCCGAACTCGCCTGCGCCGGTGTTCCGGTCCGCCCCGACTGGCTGTTCCACGGTCGGGTCGCGGACCACACCGGCACCACCGCACCGACCCGTCGTCCGCTCTGGACGGTCGACGGCCAACTCGTCCGGGACCAGCACGGCAACTGTCTTCCCGGTGGCATGACCCCACCCCGACGGATCAAGGAGTTGTCGATGACCCCCGCCAACGGCACCGCCACCACCCCCGGCACCGCCACCGGCACCGTCAGCACCCCCGCACCGGTGACCGCCCGGGACATCCACGCCGGCGGCGAACCCGCACCGGCGGCTGTCCGGGACATCCGCGGCGAGCTGCTCAGTGAGTATCTGCGCACCACCCGGGAGATGATCGCCACCCAGCGGGACGTGATGCTCGCCTTCCTCGGCGACCCGGGCGGCCCACCGAACCCGCCGGTCGGGCAGCCGACCGGGACCTACCGGGTCGAGGGGTACGCGGCACTGCCTCCCGGGCCGACGTCCACCCCCGCCCCGGTCGCGACGCCCACCCCCGCCGCCAGGCCCGCCGTGGCACCGGCCCCCCGGCCCGCCATCGCCCCGACGCCGGCACCGGCACCGGCACCGATGCCCACCAGGACGGCGACCAACGGCGGCACGGCGGTGGCCACGGCGCCGGCCCCGACGATCACCCGGCCGGCCCCGGTCGCTCCGGACGTCGTGCCCGTCTCCCCTGCGGTCGGCGGTGTCGTCGCGCCCCCCGCCCCGGCCGTCGTCGCGCCCGCCGCCCCGGCCGGTCCGGGCATCGCCGAGTTCCAGCAGGCGATCCTCGCCGTGCTCAGCGAGCGCACCGGCTACCCCGTCGACCTCATCGAACTCGACCTCGACCTCGAAGCCGACCTCTCCATCGACTCCATCAAACGCGCCGAAGTCGCCGGCGAAGTCGCCCAACGCCTCTCCCTCTCCGTCGAAGGCGACGAAAGCGAACTCGAAGACCTCGTCAAAGCCCGCACCGTCCGCGCCATGGTCACCTGGCTCGACCAGAAGATGAGCACCACGGTCACCGCCACCGCGACGCTCACCGCCGCGCTCCCCTCCGGCGACCAGGTCGGCGTCACCGCAGCCGACTTCCAGCAGGCGATCCTCGCGGTGCTCAGCGAGCGCACCGGCTACCCCGTCGACCTCATCGAGCCCGACCTCGACCTCGAAGCCGACCTCTCCATCGACTCCATCAAACGCGCCGAAGTCGCCGGCGAAGTCGCCCAACGCCTCTCCCTCTCCGTCGAAGGCGACGAAAGCGAACTCGAAGACCTCGTCAAAGCCCGCACCGTCCGCGCCATGGTCACCTGGCTCGACCAGAAGATGAGCGGCACCATCCACGTCTCGGCCACCACGACCGGCCCGCTGACGCCCACCCCCGCCCCGGCGCTCCCGGCCGCCCCCATCGGAATGCCCACCGGGATGCCCGCCGCCGCCCCCGCCGGGGCGACCGCGGCCACCGGCACCAGCCTGGCGGACTTCCAGCAGGCGATCCTCACCGTGCTCAGCGAGCGCACCGGCTACCCCGTCGACCTCATCGAACTCGACCTCGACCTCGAAGCCGACCTCTCCATCGACTCCATCAAACGCGCCGAAGTCGCCGGCGAAGTCGCCCAACGCCTCTCCCTCTCCGTCGAAGGCGACGAAAGCGAACTCGAAGACCTCGTCAAAGCCCGCACCGTCCGCGCCATGGTCACCTGGCTCGACCAGAAGATGAGCACCACGGTCACCGCCACCCTGACCACGACGGTGGCCGCCACCCCGGCCGTCGCCACGCCGGCCGCCGTCACCGCCGCGCCAGCCGCGCCCGTCACCGCCGCACCCGCCGGGGTCGGGGTGGGGATCGCGCCGAAGCGGCTGGTCGCCCGGGAGAGCGTCGACGCCGGGCAGAGCACCCCGGCGACAGTCCTCGCCGGACTGCGGTTCCTGATCACCGGGGGCGGCCCGGTCGGGGCGTACCTGGCCGAACTGCTCGGCGCGCACGGTGCCGGCGGCCAGCTCGGGGTGCTCGACAGCGAGCAGGCCGACCAGGGATTCGACGGTGTGCTGGTGCTCGACGGGCTGACCAACCTCGACGAGCCGTTGCTGCCCGACGTGTTCCCGCTGTTGCAACGGGCGCTGGCCGCCGGGCCGCGCTGGTTGCTCGCCGCCGGGGCGCAGGACGTCACCGGAGCGGCCGACGGCATGCCCGGCCTGTTCCGTACGATCGCCCGCGAGTACCCGGGCCTGACCGCCCGTTTCGTGGCGGTGGATCCGGCGGCGACGCCGGACGTCCTCGCCCGGCAGCTGCTCGACGAACTGCTCACCGCCTCCGACGCCCCGGTGGTCGCCCGGCGTGGTGCCGACCGGTACGTCGCCGACCTGATCCCGGTCGAGCTGGGCGCGCTGGCCGCCGGGGGTGCCGGTCCGGCAGGTGACGGGGTGTCCGAGGCCGCCGCGATCGGCCTGGAACGCGACTCGGTGGTGGTGCTGATCGGTGGGGCGCGGGGCATCACCCCGTGGTTCGCCCGGGCGCTCGCCTCGGCCACCGGCTGCCGCATCGAGCTGGTCGGCCGTACCCCGCTGCCGGCCGGCCCGGAGGACGCGGAGCTGGCTGCCGCCGGAGACCGGGCCGCGCTGGTCGGGGTGCTGGCCCGGCGCGGGGCGTCCTCGCCGGCCGAGATCTCCCGGACCGCGCAGGCCATCCTGGCGGCCCGGGAGGTGAGCGCGACCATCGCCGAGCTGACCGAGCTGGGCGGCGAGGTCCGCTACCACACCCTGGACGTCCGGGACGAAGCGGCGACCCGGCGGTTGCTGGCCGACATCCACGCCGAGCACGGCCGCCTGGACGGGGTGGTCTACGCGGCGGGCATCATCGAGGACAAGCTGATCGCCGAGAAGGACCCGGCGTCGTTCACCCGGGTCTTCGACACCAAGGTCGACGGCGCGCGTGGGCTGCTGGCCGGCCTCGACGCGCTGCCCACCGCGCCGCGCTTCGTGGTCTTCTTCGGCAGCATCGCCGCCGCCTACGGCAACCGGGGACAGGCCGACTACGCGGCGGCCAACGACGCCCTGGACGCCATCGGCACCCGCTACGCGGCCCGGACCGGGGTGCGCTGCCTGACCGTGCACTGGGGACCGTGGGCCCCGGGCGTCGGCCACGGCGGCATGGTCACCGCCGAGCTGAGCCGGGAGTACGCCCGGCGCGGCATCGGCCTGATCGACCCTGAGGAGGGCGCGCTGGCCCTGCTGCGCGAGCTGGCCTGGGCCGACGCTTCGGTCACCTCGGTCGTCTACACCGCCTCCGGGTGGTGA